The proteins below are encoded in one region of Candidatus Micrarchaeia archaeon:
- the psmA gene encoding archaeal proteasome endopeptidase complex subunit alpha → MYGVSPQAYDRAITVFSPDGRLFQVEYAKEAVKRGATAIGIVAKDSVALIAHKSTYSKLIVPDSLKKVFDIDSHIAFTASGLIADARKLVDTGRLEAQKHRLSYSEPAPVETIARDICDLMQVYTQYGGIRPFGVSLLIAGYDDRPRLYEAEPSGAMTGFKADSIGSGKKEVDEILEKGYKDGMGLDDAIGLALNALKKTSEEKLQGENVEISYVEGSRKKFVTMSEKEIAKFLK, encoded by the coding sequence ATGTACGGGGTTTCTCCGCAGGCATACGACCGGGCCATCACTGTGTTCAGCCCGGACGGCAGGCTGTTCCAGGTTGAATACGCAAAGGAGGCAGTGAAAAGAGGCGCAACCGCGATAGGAATAGTCGCGAAGGACAGCGTCGCGCTCATAGCGCACAAAAGCACTTACAGCAAGCTCATAGTGCCGGACTCGCTCAAGAAGGTGTTCGACATAGATTCGCACATCGCCTTCACGGCTTCCGGGCTCATCGCGGACGCGAGGAAGCTGGTGGATACAGGGCGCCTGGAGGCGCAGAAGCACAGGCTGAGCTACAGCGAGCCGGCACCCGTGGAGACCATTGCGAGGGACATCTGCGACCTCATGCAGGTTTACACGCAGTACGGCGGGATAAGGCCGTTCGGTGTTTCCCTGCTCATAGCTGGTTATGACGACAGGCCGAGGCTGTACGAGGCCGAGCCTTCAGGGGCGATGACCGGGTTCAAGGCCGATTCCATAGGGAGCGGGAAAAAGGAAGTGGACGAGATTCTGGAAAAGGGGTACAAGGATGGCATGGGCCTGGACGATGCGATAGGGCTCGCGCTCAACGCGCTCAAGAAGACCAGCGAGGAGAAGCTCCAGGGGGAAAACGTGGAAATCTCCTATGTCGAAGG